A portion of the Sphaerochaeta pleomorpha str. Grapes genome contains these proteins:
- a CDS encoding glycoside hydrolase family 9 protein: MHNVGTLKKTRTLFLLLSYLSVVLLSCNGGKVEQPSLTVSMAAPKVLVVSFTDSFNPDNLVSNPLKSTSSDWVVNARHPQTVYVAARSRDELPKTQKGDYPIETEYKIYLVLDESFQNGESYMVSGPFGSTSFLFDDKTMFCESIKVNQEGYHPQSSVRYANLGIFLGNGGSLLFPSTPAYKVLDAKTQNVLVMGKAEFRGDDTKVEKNLVSSGEYVYRLDLSAVPEGGPYVIQIEGCGVSYPFEISYTAVEHIAYTYTRGLYHQRCGIALQKPYTEFTRDACHTEVGLTRNTWSASGKIEVDSRSPMLAIYGGYHDAGDFDRRPYHTIIPILLLGYYEAFPDHFIDSQYNLPESGNGLPDFLDEALWGIASWEQLQILDERDHQRGGIMAGTETSGHPEYGKTNAATDSLVYGTWAVSEEVTAYGAGMMAQAARLLYAFPLWRTKAQELFDRAMLAWNYLDTKMTDKGFYTENTETSAMLYASLQLSLALPLFEPQLEHLQEKLQILFETLATKLLVEDGYWPQQYRPGNAYAQIQTVHFSSYLLTQKPHDLMLAETLKKLVFDQADKGGYMGFDMEKAFYPQGATKTYGWGAATAQGRYADVYAFAYRMETDAKKKQSLFDILCQFGDYDLGLNPLGKSFVTGLGVDQVQSPLHLDSWFTRNEQGLGNVPGILVYGPSEERSKAEYQMIVSNTLFPSWDKLPLQRRWADGWSLVNNNEFTVWETMVWNICLYGVLNTPTEGKSSTQ, encoded by the coding sequence ATGCATAATGTCGGTACACTGAAAAAAACAAGAACACTTTTCCTCCTCTTGTCATACCTCTCTGTGGTATTGCTTTCCTGTAACGGGGGAAAAGTGGAGCAACCTAGCCTCACTGTGTCAATGGCAGCTCCAAAGGTACTGGTTGTTTCCTTTACCGATTCTTTCAATCCGGACAACCTGGTCTCGAATCCTCTAAAGAGCACCTCTTCCGATTGGGTGGTCAATGCTAGGCATCCCCAGACAGTGTATGTAGCAGCCAGAAGCAGGGATGAACTTCCAAAAACCCAAAAGGGAGACTATCCAATCGAGACCGAATATAAAATATATCTGGTTCTGGATGAATCATTTCAAAATGGTGAATCCTATATGGTCTCCGGCCCTTTTGGGTCGACTTCCTTCCTGTTCGACGATAAAACCATGTTCTGTGAATCGATTAAAGTAAATCAGGAAGGCTACCACCCCCAAAGTAGCGTCCGATATGCAAACCTTGGTATTTTCCTGGGAAACGGGGGATCACTCCTGTTTCCCTCCACCCCCGCATACAAAGTACTCGATGCAAAAACTCAGAACGTACTAGTTATGGGAAAGGCTGAGTTTCGAGGAGATGATACAAAAGTAGAGAAGAATCTGGTCAGTTCAGGTGAATATGTGTATAGGCTCGATCTTTCCGCTGTCCCTGAGGGAGGCCCCTATGTAATCCAGATTGAAGGATGTGGGGTTTCCTATCCCTTTGAAATTTCCTATACAGCAGTGGAACATATTGCCTACACCTATACCAGGGGCTTATACCACCAACGCTGTGGAATTGCCCTGCAAAAACCTTATACGGAATTCACCAGGGATGCCTGCCATACAGAAGTCGGCCTTACCCGCAATACCTGGTCTGCTTCCGGTAAAATCGAAGTAGATTCCCGCAGTCCAATGCTGGCAATATACGGGGGCTACCACGACGCAGGGGATTTCGACCGGCGCCCCTACCATACCATCATTCCAATCCTACTGTTAGGCTATTATGAGGCCTTCCCCGATCATTTCATAGACAGCCAATACAATCTCCCGGAATCGGGAAATGGTTTACCCGACTTCCTTGATGAGGCACTGTGGGGAATAGCAAGCTGGGAACAACTCCAGATACTGGATGAGAGGGACCATCAGAGGGGTGGGATTATGGCAGGGACAGAAACCAGCGGCCACCCGGAATATGGGAAAACCAATGCAGCTACCGATTCACTCGTGTATGGGACATGGGCAGTATCAGAAGAGGTTACCGCCTACGGGGCGGGGATGATGGCCCAGGCTGCCAGGTTGCTTTACGCCTTCCCTCTTTGGAGGACCAAGGCACAGGAGCTCTTTGACCGAGCAATGCTTGCCTGGAATTACCTGGACACAAAAATGACAGACAAAGGCTTCTATACAGAAAATACCGAGACATCGGCCATGCTCTATGCCTCACTGCAACTTTCCCTTGCCCTTCCTCTCTTTGAGCCCCAACTGGAACACCTGCAAGAGAAGCTTCAAATTTTATTTGAAACGCTGGCAACAAAACTCTTGGTTGAAGATGGGTATTGGCCCCAGCAATATAGGCCGGGAAACGCCTATGCGCAGATTCAGACGGTGCATTTCAGCAGTTATCTGTTAACACAGAAACCCCATGACCTTATGCTAGCCGAGACACTGAAAAAGCTTGTGTTCGACCAAGCGGACAAGGGAGGCTACATGGGTTTCGATATGGAGAAAGCCTTCTATCCCCAAGGAGCCACGAAAACCTACGGATGGGGAGCTGCCACTGCCCAAGGGCGATACGCAGATGTATATGCCTTTGCCTATAGAATGGAAACCGATGCAAAGAAAAAACAAAGCCTATTCGACATCCTCTGTCAATTCGGCGATTATGATTTAGGTCTCAATCCACTGGGAAAAAGCTTTGTCACTGGGCTTGGCGTAGACCAAGTGCAAAGCCCCCTTCATCTCGACTCCTGGTTCACCAGAAACGAGCAAGGTCTTGGAAATGTCCCAGGAATCTTAGTCTATGGGCCTTCAGAGGAACGTAGTAAAGCAGAATACCAGATGATTGTATCAAATACACTGTTTCCCAGCTGGGACAAGCTACCATTGCAGAGACGCTGGGCTGATGGCTGGTCGCTGGTCAACAATAACGAATTTACGGTATGGGAAACCATGGTCTGGAATATATGCCTGTATGGGGTTCTGAACACCCCAACCGAAGGAAAGTCATCTACCCAGTAA
- a CDS encoding STAS domain-containing protein, whose translation MIATKEAEAMVIEVESTTLTAANAKEFKAALEPYLDAEMNIVINLNRVTFLDSSGLGIFLFCLKKLNQKGGDVKLCNVTKPVRVLFELVRLHQIIEVFNTKEEALASFSHT comes from the coding sequence ATGATTGCAACGAAAGAAGCTGAAGCTATGGTCATCGAAGTCGAGTCTACAACTTTAACGGCAGCGAATGCCAAGGAGTTCAAGGCTGCTCTCGAACCGTATCTCGACGCTGAGATGAACATAGTCATCAACCTTAATAGAGTAACCTTTCTCGATAGTTCCGGGCTTGGTATTTTCCTTTTCTGCCTGAAAAAACTGAATCAGAAGGGTGGCGATGTGAAGCTTTGCAACGTTACCAAACCTGTTCGGGTTTTGTTTGAACTGGTCCGTCTCCACCAGATTATCGAGGTGTTCAACACGAAGGAAGAAGCTTTAGCCTCGTTCTCCCATACCTAG
- a CDS encoding alkaline phosphatase family protein, whose product MPKEKKKKNSLSLCIFIDALGWEILKNHSFLDDELVHKQSLQTIFGYSATCDPTILTGLLPRSHGHFSFYAYDPVGSPFKGSPFIQMMRLVPKALSSRNRVRSVAGKIIRRRLQYTGYFNIYNMPFRMLHYFDYTEKKDLYQKGGINSGSPTIMDYARDNNIDFFLADWKACEMENLENLSSVIKDEARNCSFAYLYMASMDAILHQYGKDHTEVDRKIDWYEGKIRTLLADARSNYEEVRLFIFSDHGMTDVHTDFDLRQVIDRIGLQFGKDYAVVYDSTMARFWFLTEGAEQKIRDALQTVSQGTILTDSVLHEWGVDFPDKRYGDLFFLMNAGVLIVPSHMGERTIAGMHGYSPEDADSTASFSSNVELATNPVRLDDLYRLMKQEIDRCLEQPRRET is encoded by the coding sequence ATGCCTAAGGAAAAGAAGAAAAAGAATTCCCTGAGTCTTTGTATTTTCATCGATGCACTGGGCTGGGAAATTCTCAAGAACCATTCGTTTCTCGATGATGAACTTGTGCACAAGCAATCATTACAGACCATCTTTGGCTATAGCGCTACCTGCGATCCAACAATCCTGACTGGTTTGCTTCCCCGTTCCCACGGGCATTTTTCCTTTTATGCCTACGATCCTGTCGGATCGCCTTTCAAGGGATCTCCCTTTATCCAGATGATGCGCCTGGTTCCCAAGGCGTTGTCCAGTCGGAACAGGGTACGTTCCGTTGCAGGAAAAATCATCAGGAGACGGTTACAGTACACCGGCTATTTCAACATATATAACATGCCTTTTCGGATGTTGCACTATTTTGACTATACCGAAAAAAAAGACCTGTATCAGAAGGGTGGGATTAATAGTGGGAGTCCAACTATTATGGACTATGCCCGCGACAATAACATCGATTTCTTCCTTGCCGACTGGAAGGCTTGTGAGATGGAGAATCTGGAAAACCTTTCATCAGTAATTAAGGATGAGGCAAGAAACTGTTCCTTCGCCTATCTGTATATGGCTTCCATGGATGCAATCCTGCATCAATATGGAAAAGACCATACAGAAGTAGATAGAAAAATAGATTGGTATGAAGGGAAGATCCGGACACTCCTTGCAGATGCCCGCTCAAACTATGAGGAAGTAAGGCTTTTTATTTTCTCAGACCATGGAATGACGGACGTGCATACTGATTTTGACCTCAGGCAGGTTATTGACCGCATTGGTTTGCAGTTTGGCAAGGACTATGCAGTTGTCTATGATTCAACGATGGCTCGGTTCTGGTTCCTTACAGAAGGTGCCGAACAGAAAATAAGGGATGCTTTGCAAACCGTATCCCAAGGGACAATACTAACTGATTCTGTTCTGCATGAATGGGGTGTAGACTTCCCGGATAAACGGTACGGGGATCTTTTTTTCCTGATGAATGCCGGGGTCCTGATAGTTCCCAGCCATATGGGTGAACGTACTATTGCCGGCATGCATGGTTATTCCCCTGAGGATGCCGATTCGACTGCCTCTTTTTCTTCCAATGTGGAATTGGCTACCAATCCTGTCCGTCTGGATGATCTCTATAGGCTGATGAAGCAGGAAATAGACCGATGTCTGGAACAGCCAAGAAGGGAAACGTAA
- a CDS encoding glycosyltransferase family 2 protein, whose translation MSGTAKKGNVSMTLPIPVVVRSHNDKQLIEPTLQMLEKQTFACEIHVFDNDSTDGTLDILPLYPVCVHRVPEGTYVPGSVLNEAMQSIQSSYPYVVFLNSDCTPVDAYWLENLIAGFSDDSVAAVFSRQMPRPDCFPLFAKDTEDTFGDGSRQKYWKHCFSMASSAIRRECWETMQFSIDIQYSEDIDWTWRARQKGWTIAYAAESKVYHSHNYTFAQFKKRQKGEGKADAQIFNWTRWERSFLRYSLLPYLRQVKSDASYVWKQKKAGLLPYSLALRFSQMVGRRQGFTEGLRKKDTSNG comes from the coding sequence ATGTCTGGAACAGCCAAGAAGGGAAACGTAAGCATGACACTTCCCATTCCTGTAGTAGTCAGGTCGCATAATGACAAGCAGCTTATAGAGCCTACCCTGCAAATGTTAGAAAAGCAGACCTTTGCGTGTGAGATACATGTTTTCGACAACGATTCTACCGATGGCACACTGGATATTCTTCCTTTGTACCCTGTATGTGTCCATAGAGTCCCTGAGGGGACTTATGTTCCAGGTTCTGTCCTCAATGAGGCGATGCAATCTATCCAGTCTTCCTATCCGTATGTAGTCTTTTTGAATTCCGACTGCACCCCTGTCGATGCCTATTGGCTGGAAAACTTGATTGCGGGCTTCAGTGATGATTCCGTTGCCGCAGTGTTTTCAAGGCAGATGCCCCGACCCGATTGCTTTCCCTTGTTTGCCAAGGACACCGAGGATACCTTTGGAGACGGGTCAAGGCAGAAATATTGGAAACATTGTTTTTCCATGGCTTCTTCTGCGATACGCAGAGAATGCTGGGAAACAATGCAGTTTAGTATAGATATACAGTATTCTGAAGACATCGACTGGACTTGGAGAGCTCGCCAGAAGGGATGGACCATAGCATATGCAGCGGAGTCGAAAGTATATCATTCCCATAACTATACATTTGCACAATTCAAGAAACGCCAAAAAGGCGAAGGGAAAGCCGATGCCCAGATTTTCAACTGGACTAGGTGGGAACGGTCGTTTCTCCGTTATTCCCTCCTTCCATATCTCCGTCAGGTAAAAAGTGATGCATCATATGTATGGAAACAGAAGAAGGCCGGGCTATTGCCCTATTCCCTTGCTTTGCGATTCTCCCAAATGGTTGGGCGAAGACAAGGCTTTACGGAAGGTCTGAGAAAGAAGGATACAAGCAATGGGTAA
- a CDS encoding sugar phosphate nucleotidyltransferase: MKAICDFTKIPLFQTNGQSFEYPACFLPMLGKAFVQHIVEYVERSGIHEVMIFLSQHADELEQLIGDGERWGITITYSLLKKSAKVSDRVASSEAIGENELFLFCNSLQLPFFLKEHLLKPMRFSDEKTGRDLLWKVCTKNDLTEGAKQELQETKVFSLDVRSANAYLDSLHKILARKGEGLIMMGKEIREGVWAGPGTKISPTATIVAPVYLGSQVNIGSQAIVGPDSEIGNGCIIDTESSVINSSVLAGSYIGKNLYIQGCLVNQNRILKAELDTVYTATDDVLFSSVEKSIPKENTFKSPLLSRLLALVLGLATCPIYALLIVIQAVEGKKPLHSVTIIPIPQKTSSENLFKPYAKKIRILRDRSETQGILFKHLLWHLIPGFWTIAWGKSRFFGTPLKTTEEYEHLTKDWQGLYLQSKPGIIAEADILYSRYPNEEMLFASEMYYRVMDTPGYNAKLLVRYFRLLFSRRNDQA; encoded by the coding sequence ATGAAAGCGATCTGTGACTTTACCAAAATTCCATTATTTCAGACCAATGGGCAATCCTTCGAGTATCCTGCATGCTTTCTGCCAATGCTGGGGAAAGCCTTTGTTCAGCATATCGTTGAATATGTCGAACGGTCAGGTATTCACGAAGTAATGATTTTCCTCTCCCAGCATGCCGATGAATTAGAGCAGCTTATTGGAGACGGGGAACGATGGGGAATCACAATAACCTATTCCTTACTTAAAAAAAGCGCCAAGGTATCAGACCGGGTAGCTTCCAGTGAGGCCATCGGTGAAAACGAATTGTTTCTGTTTTGCAACAGCCTCCAGCTCCCCTTCTTTTTAAAAGAACACCTGCTTAAACCGATGCGTTTCAGCGATGAGAAAACAGGAAGGGATCTCCTGTGGAAAGTTTGCACCAAGAACGACCTCACAGAAGGGGCAAAACAAGAACTGCAAGAAACCAAGGTCTTCTCGCTGGATGTCCGCTCTGCAAACGCCTACCTTGACTCCCTCCATAAAATCCTTGCAAGAAAGGGTGAAGGCCTCATCATGATGGGAAAAGAAATCCGCGAAGGGGTTTGGGCTGGTCCCGGTACCAAGATTTCCCCCACGGCAACCATCGTAGCCCCTGTCTATCTTGGGTCCCAGGTAAATATTGGGTCCCAGGCAATTGTCGGTCCGGATTCGGAAATAGGCAACGGCTGCATCATTGACACAGAAAGCAGTGTGATCAACTCCTCGGTACTTGCAGGAAGCTACATAGGGAAGAATCTTTACATCCAAGGCTGTCTGGTCAATCAAAACAGAATTCTCAAAGCCGAGCTAGACACAGTGTATACCGCTACCGATGACGTATTGTTTTCCTCGGTAGAAAAAAGTATTCCAAAGGAAAACACCTTCAAATCTCCCTTGCTTTCCAGGTTGCTGGCATTGGTACTCGGTCTTGCAACCTGCCCAATATACGCCCTACTTATAGTGATTCAAGCCGTGGAAGGAAAGAAACCCTTGCATTCGGTAACCATAATACCCATTCCCCAGAAAACGAGTTCCGAAAATCTGTTCAAACCGTATGCAAAGAAAATCAGAATCCTAAGAGATCGGTCAGAAACCCAAGGAATCCTGTTTAAGCATTTGCTCTGGCATCTCATACCGGGTTTCTGGACAATTGCCTGGGGAAAATCCAGGTTTTTTGGCACCCCGTTGAAAACTACGGAGGAATACGAACACCTCACCAAGGACTGGCAAGGTCTGTACCTGCAGTCGAAACCGGGAATTATTGCAGAGGCCGATATTCTCTATTCTCGGTATCCGAACGAAGAAATGCTCTTTGCCTCAGAGATGTATTATAGGGTTATGGATACCCCCGGTTACAATGCCAAGCTGCTTGTAAGGTATTTTAGGCTGTTGTTCTCCAGAAGAAATGACCAAGCTTAG
- a CDS encoding WecB/TagA/CpsF family glycosyltransferase: MDKTNPGIFFLLGIPILNITMAEALDLLFSSLTDQKETKEIHFVNAHCINVAAKQNDYLAILKNAEAIFPDGTGIRKAGEALKNPIIDNVNGTDMFPLLCERCAQEGKTIYLLGAGPSIAEKAAHWANAHAKKDIIAGFHDGFFSKDEEKGIVEAINASKADILLLAMGVPRQELWIHAQKNLLTVPVAMGVGGLFDFYSGSISRAPSWMRKTGIEWVWRLLMEPKRMWKRYIIGNAEFLLRINKIKRNRKKANNQ, translated from the coding sequence ATGGATAAAACCAATCCTGGTATATTCTTTCTTTTAGGCATCCCTATTCTCAACATCACTATGGCTGAGGCACTGGATTTACTATTCTCGTCCCTTACCGACCAAAAGGAAACCAAGGAAATCCATTTTGTAAATGCCCATTGTATCAACGTGGCAGCAAAACAGAACGACTACCTTGCAATCCTAAAAAACGCAGAGGCAATTTTTCCTGACGGTACAGGAATCAGAAAAGCAGGCGAAGCACTGAAAAATCCCATCATTGACAACGTCAATGGAACGGATATGTTTCCTCTGCTCTGCGAACGTTGTGCACAGGAAGGTAAAACAATCTATCTGCTCGGGGCAGGACCTTCAATAGCCGAAAAAGCCGCCCATTGGGCAAACGCTCATGCAAAAAAAGACATCATTGCAGGTTTTCATGACGGTTTTTTCTCTAAGGATGAAGAAAAAGGAATAGTAGAGGCCATCAATGCCTCGAAAGCCGATATCCTGCTCTTAGCCATGGGAGTACCCCGTCAAGAGCTTTGGATCCATGCCCAGAAAAACCTTCTTACCGTACCGGTGGCAATGGGAGTCGGGGGGTTGTTCGATTTCTATTCCGGTTCCATATCCAGGGCTCCTTCCTGGATGAGAAAGACAGGGATAGAATGGGTCTGGCGCTTACTTATGGAACCAAAACGTATGTGGAAACGCTATATTATCGGTAATGCCGAATTCCTTCTCAGAATAAACAAAATCAAACGCAACAGAAAGAAGGCTAACAATCAATGA
- a CDS encoding sugar transferase, with protein sequence MDAYVIIVAGPSIPRAQEFSKILSQRLPQSAVIDCHTFLPLGKTPEEASLLFSEEYLRQTIAQRHNEPFLIIYSDNILSRAPFRQIANLKLYVEVDDLALTSDALQHFQDSKKVTNQATKGVKKKSGLSADIEKILKSEQERIEFEVASSKHYADIVIAPDEEAEEAVISIVRYIQRTDPKEVQKRLSESERKKRIEQMEKQLEGSIFKSRKAKLKRRLWTYVIKATLVFKRTVDIVVSLSALLLLSPLFAVVSLCIKLTDGGSVIYVQTRIGKQGKPFPFPKFRSMVMNADKMKDNLLDQAERKGDVTFKMKKDPRVTWIGRFIRRFSIDELPQIWCVLKGDMSIVGPRPPVPREVALYTQEDRRRLEVTPGLTGIWQVSGRSDIGFKQQVELDVLYIESHGFWLDLKLIFKTIPAVLTGKGAY encoded by the coding sequence ATGGATGCATATGTGATTATTGTTGCGGGGCCTTCGATTCCCCGGGCACAAGAATTCTCAAAGATATTGTCACAGAGGCTTCCCCAATCAGCTGTAATAGACTGCCATACCTTCCTCCCTTTAGGGAAAACCCCTGAAGAAGCATCCCTTCTCTTTTCGGAAGAATACCTCAGGCAGACGATAGCACAACGCCATAACGAGCCCTTTTTGATTATCTATAGCGACAATATCCTCTCTCGGGCACCCTTCCGCCAGATTGCAAACCTGAAATTGTACGTTGAAGTGGATGACCTTGCCCTTACCTCTGATGCTCTCCAACATTTCCAGGACTCCAAAAAAGTAACCAACCAGGCAACCAAGGGTGTAAAAAAGAAATCCGGGCTCTCTGCCGATATCGAGAAAATCCTGAAAAGCGAGCAGGAACGTATCGAATTCGAAGTAGCCTCTTCTAAACACTATGCAGATATTGTCATTGCACCGGACGAAGAGGCCGAAGAGGCCGTTATCAGTATCGTGAGATATATCCAAAGGACAGACCCTAAAGAAGTACAGAAACGACTTTCCGAAAGTGAGCGAAAAAAAAGGATTGAACAAATGGAGAAGCAACTGGAAGGCTCCATTTTCAAATCCAGAAAGGCAAAGCTTAAAAGGAGGCTCTGGACCTACGTAATCAAGGCTACCTTGGTTTTCAAGCGGACTGTGGATATCGTGGTTTCCCTTTCTGCACTCTTGCTTCTTTCTCCCCTCTTTGCTGTAGTATCGCTGTGCATCAAACTAACTGATGGGGGATCGGTTATTTATGTCCAGACGCGAATTGGAAAACAAGGAAAACCTTTCCCATTTCCTAAATTCCGCTCCATGGTGATGAACGCTGACAAAATGAAAGACAACCTGCTCGACCAAGCGGAACGCAAAGGCGATGTCACTTTCAAAATGAAAAAAGATCCCCGGGTTACCTGGATAGGACGCTTTATCAGGCGTTTCAGTATTGATGAGCTACCTCAAATCTGGTGTGTTCTCAAGGGAGACATGTCCATAGTCGGGCCCCGGCCTCCAGTACCGAGGGAGGTGGCCCTCTATACCCAGGAAGATCGGCGTCGCCTGGAAGTTACTCCTGGGCTTACCGGAATCTGGCAGGTAAGCGGAAGATCTGATATAGGATTCAAGCAACAGGTAGAACTTGATGTCCTGTATATTGAAAGCCATGGTTTCTGGCTCGACCTGAAGCTCATATTCAAGACCATCCCGGCTGTTCTGACAGGCAAGGGAGCGTATTGA
- a CDS encoding glycosyltransferase family 4 protein translates to MIKIGCPSFGTDCGRSGIGSYFRELLDRFEKTPYAENYSFELIGPKKDRDYYLEGKKNISWYQVENADNSPMQNFFWNQFKLPKICRERGYDLLFLPAANRRICGWAPCPSIGTVHDLATLHLKNKYDFSHAVFNRNMLPFLTRRLDSIITVSQFSKDDIIKFAQVPPERVTVIPLAADSNRFFPGKDRKVIKDRMREKFSISKPYILYISRLEHPGKNHVNLIKAFNLFREETSTAYQLVLPGPDRERSDEIHAVAQTSPFSQDIKFLGFIDNADVADLYRGAELFVLPSFFEGFGLPVLEAMACGTPVITSDAASLPEVSGPHTPHFDPSSCEQIKKAMMQVLENTETREWLSAQSLAWAGLYSWEKTVEQTMVIFDNALKQNKKGK, encoded by the coding sequence ATGATTAAAATCGGCTGTCCCAGTTTCGGAACTGATTGCGGACGTTCAGGTATCGGAAGCTATTTCAGGGAACTCCTTGATCGGTTCGAAAAAACACCCTATGCAGAAAACTACTCCTTCGAGCTGATAGGACCGAAAAAAGACAGGGACTATTATCTTGAGGGAAAGAAAAACATTTCCTGGTACCAGGTAGAAAATGCGGACAATTCCCCCATGCAGAATTTCTTCTGGAATCAATTCAAGCTTCCAAAAATCTGTAGGGAAAGGGGCTATGACCTCTTGTTCCTACCTGCTGCAAACAGAAGAATCTGTGGCTGGGCGCCCTGCCCCAGTATCGGGACTGTTCACGACCTTGCAACCCTGCACCTCAAGAACAAATATGATTTTTCCCATGCAGTCTTTAATAGAAATATGCTGCCCTTTCTTACCAGAAGGCTGGACAGCATCATAACGGTAAGCCAGTTTTCCAAAGATGATATCATTAAATTTGCCCAGGTTCCCCCAGAGCGGGTAACTGTTATTCCCCTTGCAGCAGATAGCAATCGATTTTTTCCAGGAAAAGACCGCAAGGTTATCAAAGACAGGATGCGTGAAAAATTCTCTATCTCAAAACCCTACATCCTCTATATTTCCCGGCTTGAACATCCAGGAAAAAACCATGTAAACCTTATCAAGGCCTTTAATCTGTTCCGTGAAGAGACTTCCACTGCATACCAACTGGTTCTCCCCGGCCCCGACCGTGAGCGCTCAGACGAGATCCATGCTGTCGCACAAACCTCCCCTTTTTCCCAGGATATCAAATTTTTGGGTTTTATTGACAATGCAGATGTAGCCGACCTGTATAGGGGTGCAGAATTGTTTGTCCTACCCTCTTTCTTTGAAGGATTTGGGTTGCCTGTGCTGGAAGCCATGGCCTGTGGCACGCCTGTTATTACCTCTGATGCTGCCTCGCTTCCCGAAGTAAGCGGTCCCCATACTCCCCATTTCGATCCTTCGAGTTGTGAGCAGATAAAAAAAGCAATGATGCAGGTATTGGAAAACACAGAAACCAGGGAATGGCTCTCTGCGCAAAGCCTTGCCTGGGCTGGTTTATATTCCTGGGAGAAAACGGTTGAACAAACCATGGTTATTTTTGATAATGCGCTAAAACAGAACAAAAAGGGCAAATAG
- a CDS encoding glycosyltransferase family 4 protein, translating into MKILFLNTTGGYFGGVEQNIALATKGLTERGHICFFACQKNSAVEQQSFDALFTSTWNLGTVPLDSILAQTKPEVIYVHKFDDIESVRRVSKNIPIVRMIHDHDLYCPRRHKYYALSHKICTKKAGIGCYLDLAFLERGPKGIAFTSIRNKLNDLNENRKLHTLIVGSNYMKGELLRNGFSDGQIALLPPCIAPFAEPPKEFPKENTILFVGQLIRGKGVDTLIKAFALLKNRYPFPVTLEILGTGNDLENLQTLVQEEGLTEVVKFIGWVSHDKLVSFYDNASIVVVPSRWPEPFGMVGVEAMLRQRPVVASKVGGIPDWLEDGKTGFLAPSTEAQAFADKMLILLQDKKLAREFGMAGFRKAETAFSFATYCERLETILMGGNL; encoded by the coding sequence ATGAAAATTCTGTTTCTTAATACGACAGGGGGTTACTTCGGGGGAGTCGAACAAAACATTGCATTGGCAACCAAGGGGCTCACAGAAAGGGGTCATATCTGCTTTTTTGCATGCCAGAAAAATTCAGCAGTTGAACAACAAAGCTTCGATGCATTGTTTACATCGACGTGGAACCTGGGCACAGTTCCCTTGGATTCGATACTGGCACAGACGAAACCTGAGGTAATCTATGTACATAAATTCGACGATATAGAAAGTGTAAGGCGAGTATCTAAAAACATCCCCATTGTCCGAATGATCCATGACCATGACCTTTATTGCCCCCGCAGGCACAAATATTATGCCCTATCCCATAAAATATGTACCAAGAAAGCTGGAATTGGGTGTTATCTCGATTTGGCTTTTCTCGAGAGAGGCCCTAAAGGAATTGCGTTTACTTCTATCAGGAACAAACTCAATGACTTGAATGAAAACCGTAAACTGCATACGTTGATCGTAGGAAGCAACTACATGAAAGGTGAGTTGCTCCGCAATGGATTCTCCGATGGCCAGATTGCCCTGCTCCCACCGTGCATCGCTCCTTTTGCAGAGCCCCCAAAAGAATTTCCAAAAGAAAATACGATACTGTTTGTAGGGCAGTTAATCAGGGGAAAAGGAGTAGACACCCTCATCAAGGCCTTTGCTCTCTTGAAAAACAGATATCCCTTTCCAGTTACCCTCGAAATTCTCGGGACTGGCAACGATTTGGAAAATCTCCAGACACTTGTACAGGAAGAGGGGCTGACAGAGGTTGTGAAATTTATCGGTTGGGTTTCCCACGATAAATTGGTTTCTTTCTATGACAATGCATCGATTGTTGTCGTTCCTTCGCGTTGGCCGGAACCGTTTGGCATGGTCGGGGTCGAGGCGATGTTACGCCAGCGCCCCGTTGTAGCGAGTAAGGTAGGGGGAATCCCCGACTGGCTTGAAGATGGTAAAACAGGATTTCTGGCTCCCTCGACAGAGGCCCAGGCCTTTGCCGACAAGATGTTGATTTTACTCCAAGACAAAAAACTTGCCCGAGAATTTGGGATGGCGGGTTTTAGGAAAGCTGAAACAGCTTTCTCCTTTGCTACCTATTGCGAGAGACTTGAAACTATACTGATGGGGGGAAACCTATGA